A single window of Xiphophorus hellerii strain 12219 chromosome 12, Xiphophorus_hellerii-4.1, whole genome shotgun sequence DNA harbors:
- the LOC116729592 gene encoding calcium release-activated calcium channel protein 1-like, with translation MSLNEHSMQALSWRKLYLSRAKLKATSRTSALLSGFAMVAMVEVQLEPTHTYPPGLLIAFSACTTVLVAVHLFALMISTCILPNLEAVSNVHNLNSVNESPHERMHRHIELAWAFSTVIGTLLFLTEVMLLCWVKFLPLKKETNTTISSGEAAAIASTCIMVPFGLVFIVFAVHFYRTLVSHKTDRQIRELDQVIQLQKQLNHGAENDELKAAGHFP, from the exons ATGAGCCTGAACGAGCACTCCATGCAGGCGCTGTCCTGGAGAAAGTTGTACTTGAGCCGAGCTAAGCTCAAAGCCACCAGCCGCACTTCGGCTCTGCTGTCGGGTTTCGCAATG GTTGCCATGGTGGAGGTACAGCTGGAGCCCACTCACACGTATCCTCCCGGACTGCTGATCGCCTTCAGCGCCTGCACCACGGTTCTGGTCGCCGTGCATTTGTTCGCCCTCATGATCAGCACCTGCATCCTCCCGAACCTGGAGGCCGTCAGCAACGTTCACAACCTCAACTCCGTCAACGAGTCCCCCCACGAGCGCATGCACCGCCACATAGAGCTGGCCTGGGCCTTCTCCACGGTCATCGGCACCCTCCTGTTCCTGACTGAGGTCATGCTCCTTTGCTGGGTGAAGTTCCTGCCGCTCAAAAAGGAAACCAACACCACCATCAGCTCCGGCGAGGCGGCAGCCATCGCGTCCACCTGCATAATGGTGCCGTTCGGACTTGTCTTCATCGTCTTCGCTGTCCACTTCTACCGCACGCTAGTCAGCCACAAAACGGACCGGCAGATCCGAGAGCTGGACCAGGTCATTCAGCTCCAGAAACAGCTGAATCACGGGGCCGAGAACGACGAGCTGAAGGCAGCCGGACATTTCCCGTAA
- the LOC116729189 gene encoding histone-lysine N-methyltransferase SETD1B-A-like, with protein sequence MESENQFTETETPPQQWKSCKLIIDPALTKGLYKVCRFDGQYFNIPVEDLGLFPVDTVRDPRVCRLWSKYNKTDLLVAKYKIDEWYVGPVPPKEVTFCRLNDNVRETFLTNMCQKYGKVEEVEIFYHPKNKKHLGVSKVVFDTVRAAKNAVRHLHQTSVMGNIIHVEIDSKGEKRTRYLQLLFNGPYTPWTLPVGSSERALQSLVDNLLTSTTAQQSGNASSPASIATPLSLDTAYSSIWGDTPCSLGLTPQSQGTPRTPCLSATPLSQDSCYSSLQATPVLQGEPSSYSLHKHLRRVLCRFRPVRHHRGSRPPSNVSLLFKSSQPQPLNPPSNQKQLAVWRDEAKCSAYNEPPCSPASGLQQSEHTGSSSSVISSHNAVSLRSIHFTADSQTAVNVPHREQQLAVESLDSRIESLLINSQISDALFLDRKTLKADEPSPDSPASSRCTPKRVFSEDLLFCSLSPNDSSTSSHHRPCLDVGNISPSLLIENEEDETNRAVLFLEANSQSPTPSESEPSESRVHVTQQEDTETPPWISSSKEHYAVDKDIHLPHTFQSGSLLPAKDTSSFPKSPSAASLTNPTLPSLPIAAPPVSVRCSHPPQASFPIPPFPPPIPPVPPRLPNGTIPIPPPGWIPPRGIPIPPTPIQPPPSIAPPPPTFLVPPPPLPGPLPPPLPIYPAPVQPAAPLPPRLRGAPPFPFPRPPWLAPPFPSFNPFVPPPNYSPAQEHRHKITVEKVLDILMDELKSIIRKDITRRTIEGVAFRAFEDWWDCQEKKKVQVSPVKSGASGVMNLLSHISEKGKKPPLPSFRVKRKRSEEIENQSSSAQKALKLQQEDDDVEKSDAAKRRHARPLELDSDDEEKEEDNTHNDNQQMTDQVEAIIPVLMSDRDDGDDVGQRCEERTSAQKRFEDEDAVVCRTSTEGQRLGRERLSESSTSEELDYSSESSESFDDLSSDLSSQHDDTEEEEEQEEDDRSDDKCIVISSDEESVELELIVTPSAPLTPGAQLELDLEDWLESRRRDQMEQNCSDVDSMVELQPGEHSDSELILPIGLEAESGLCVQSRRCAWTPESVEGIDDLRPLTPTGSLVDSDPDNLIKSKPASPAPLEEVERPPTPGKGIAAELIDLDSDEVSEVMSLSPASSDILLASFHFPPPSYPSFEEKPKTPGREESGGWTYSSMSTIGQTTATFEGNTVFSPLRSPPDVLPLSSNPYITPPKTPGRDIFLPRRDIVHRRKTQMSLPLLHDSLHRVSPFPISSPSSLSESSFDSADGNRERIGSGVRTKPLRGLENMPGLYNDVKPSSRQKLWRRLRRRKRARLRQRLFKGINWSCQYHRLRRRSQCEEYNILHNICRDGLDEEDARHLQSTYERLQEQDNSAGWLSDTFWIPHPLTKVLTESSEESQGQPVHRTGCARSEGFYRISRKDKIKYLLNTKPPADLHPALDQGLCIPVQQPTSLRSGSDFRSEQRRLLSSFSCYSDLVKFNQLKFRKKRIRFSRSLIHEWGLFAMEPIAADEMVIEYVGQLIRQVIADMREQRYEDEGIGSSYLFRVDQDAIIDATKCGNLARFINHSCNPNCYAKIITVESQKKIVIYSRQPISVNEEITYDYKFPIEDTKIPCLCGADSCRGSLN encoded by the exons ATGGAAAGCGAAAACCAATttacagagacagagacacCTCCTCAGCAGTGGAAAAGTTGCAAATTAATCATTGACCCTGCCTTAACTAAAGGACTATACAAAGTGTGTCGCTTTGATGGACAATATTTTAACATACCC GTTGAGGATTTAGGTCTGTTTCCTGTGGACACCGTCAGAGATCCCAGAGTCTGCCGCCTGTGGAGTAAATACAACAAGACTGATCTGTTGGTTGCTAAATATAAG ATCGATGAGTGGTACGTTGGGCCTGTTCCTCCCAAGGAAGTGACATTTTGCAGGTTAAATGATAATGTGAGGGAAACATTCCTCACAAATATGTGCCAGAAGTATGGTAAAGTCGAagaagtggaaatattttaccACCCGAAGAACAAGAAGCATCTGGGGGTTTCGAAGGTCGTCTTTGACACGGTGAGAGCTGCAAAGAACGCCGTGCGGCACCTTCATCAGACATCTGTGATGGGAAACATCATACATGTGGAAATCGATTCTAAAG GTGAGAAAAGGACGAGATATCTCCAGCTGCTGTTTAACGGCCCATATACTCCCTGGACGCTGCCTGTGGGAAGCAGTGAGCGCGCCCTGCAGAGCTTAGTCGACAACCTGTTG ACCAGCACAACCGCTCAGCAGTCAGGAAATGCCTCCAGCCCTGCCAGCATTGCCACACCCCTCTCCCTGGACACAGCCTACTCCAGCATTTGGGGGGACACTCCTTGCAGCCTGGGCCTAACGCCACAATCTCAGGGAACCCCCCGCACTCCCTGCCTGTCTGCGACTCCTCTCTCCCAGGACTCCTGCTACTCCAGCCTTCAGGCGACTCCTGTCCTTCAGGGAGAGCCTTCCAGCTATAGTCTTCATAAACATTTAAGACGAGTGCTTTGCCGTTTTAGACCCGTGAGGCATCACAGGGGATCTCGCCCGCCTTCAAATGTCAGCCTTCTGTTTAAGAGTAGCCAGCCGCAGCCTCTGAACCCGCCCTCGAATCAAAAGCAGCTCGCAGTGTGGCGTGACGAAGCGAAATGCTCTGCCTACAACGAGCCCCCCTGCAGTCCTGCCTCTGGTCTTCAGCAGTCAGAACACACGGGTAGCTCTTCTTCTGTGATTTCCTCGCACAACGCTGTCAGCCTCCGGAGCATTCATTTCACAGCTGACAGTCAAACTGCAGTAAACGTCCcacacagagagcagcagctcGCGGTGGAGAGTTTGGACTCCCGCATTGAAAGTTTGCTGATAAACAGTCAGATTTCTGATGCTTTATTCTTGGATAGGAAAACTTTAAAGGCTGATGAACCCTCTCCAGACAGCCCTGCATCCAGTCGTTGCACTCCTAAGCGTGTTTTCTCGGAGGATTTGCTTTTTTGCTCTCTGTCACCTAATGACTCCTCTACCAGCAGCCACCATCGCCCCTGCCTCGATGTGGGGAATATCAGTCCATCGCTGCTCATTGAAAACGAAGAGGATGAAACCAATCgagctgttttgtttctggaaGCAAACTCCCAGTCTCCCACTCCCTCTGAGTCTGAACCTTCGGAAAGCAGAGTTCATGTAACACAGCAGGAAGACACTGAAACTCCTCCATGGATTTCATCCTCAAAg GAACATTATGCTGTAGATAAAGATATACATCTTCCACATACTTTCCAATCTGGATCTCTGCTACcagcaaaagacacatcctcaTTCCCTAAATCTCCCTCTGCAGCTTCTCTCACTAATCCCACTCTACCCAGCCTCCCCATAGCTGCTCCTCCAGTTTCAGTCAGATGTTCACATCCTCCACAAGCCTCTTTCCCTATCCCTCCCTTCCCTCCACCTATCCCTCCTGTCCCTCCTCGCCTACCGAATGGCACCATCCCTATCCCACCTCCAGGCTGGATCCCACCTCGGGGCATCCCCATCCCACCTACTCCTATTCAACCTCCTCCTTCCATTGCGCCTCCCCCGCCAACCTTTCTGGTTCCTCCTCCACCTTTACCTGGACCCCTTCCACCTCCTTTGCCCATATACCCTGCACCTGTGCAGCCTGCAGCACCATTACCTCCGAGGCTCAGGGGCGCACCACCTTTCCCGTTCCCTCGACCACCCTGGCTCGCCCCGCCTTTTCCCTCTTTTAACCCCTTCGTGCCACCACCAAACTACAGTCCTGCACAGGAACACCGCCATAAAATAACAGTGGAGAAGGTTTTAGACATTCTCATGGATGAGCTGAAATCCATCATCAGGAAAGACATCACCCGGAGAACGATTGAAGGAGTGGCTTTTAGGGCGTTTGAGGACTGGTGGGACTgtcaagagaagaaaaag GTCCAGGTTTCTCCTGTGAAAAGTGGAGCATCAGGCGTCATGAATCTCCTCAGCCATATTAGTGAGAAGGGCAAAAAACCTCCTTTGCCTTCATTCAgg GTAAAAAGAAAACGATCAGAGGAAATAGAAAACCAGTCAAGTTCTGCCCAGAAAG CTTTAAAGTTGcagcaggaggatgatgatgtgGAGAAATCAGACGCAGCCAAACGCAGACATGCCAGACCTCTGGAGCTGGACAgtgatgatgaagagaaggaagaagacaATACACATAATGATAACCAGCAGATGACAGACCAAGTAGAAGCTATTATCCCAGTTCTTATG TCTGACAGAGATGATGGAGATGATGTTGGTCAGCGATGTGAAGAAAGGACATCAGCACAGAAAAGGTTTGAAGATGAGGATGCTGTTGTCTGCCGGACTAGTACCGAGGGACAGCGCCTTGGAAGAG AGAGATTATCAGAGAGCAGCACCTCAGAAGAACTCGACTACTCGTCGGAGTCCTCAGAAAGCTTTGATGACTTGTCTTCCGACCTCAGTTCACAACATGATGAcaccgaggaggaggaggagcaagaGGAGGATGACAGGAGCGATGACAAATGCATTGTGATATCTTCTGATGAAGAGTCGGTGGAGCTGGAGCTCATTGTGACTCCCTCTGCTCCTCTAACGCCTGGAGCTCAGCTGGAGCTGGACTTGGAGGACTGGTTAGAGTCACGCCGTAGGGATCAGATGGAGCAGAACTGCAGCGATGTGGACTCCATGGTGGAGCTCCAGCCCGGTGAGCATTCAGACTCAGAGCTCATTTTACCTATAGGACTGGAAG CGGAGTCAGGTCTCTGTGTGCAATCAAGACGCTGTGCATGGACTCCAGAGTCTGTGGAGGGCATAGACGACCTGAGGCCACTCACTCCCACCGGCAGCTTGGTGGACAGTGACCCTGACAATTTGATCAAAAGCAAACCGGCGTCTCCAGCACCTCTGGAAGAAGTGGAGAGGCCACCCACACCAGGCAAGGGGATCGCTGCCGAACTGATCGATTTAGACTCGGATGAAGTCAGTGAAGTCATGTCTCTCTCCCCAGCAAGTAGTGATATTCTTCTAGCTTCTTTCCATTTCCCGCCTCCCTCCTACCCATCGTTCGAGGAAAAGCCTAAAACTCCTGGGAGGGAGGAAAGCGGTGGATGGACTTACAGCAGTATGTCAACAATTGGTCAAACGACTGCAACTTTCGAGGGAAACACAGTTTTTTCACCTCTCCGCAGCCCTCCAGATGTTCTACCACTGTCGAGCAATCCGTATATCACTCCCCCAAAAACTCCGGGAAGGGACATCTTCTTACCTAGAAGAGACATTGTCCACAGGAGAAAGACACAGATGTCTCTTCCTTTGCTACATGACAGCCTTCATCGTGTTTCTCCTTTCCCTATATCCTCTCCATCCAGTCTTTCTGAATCTTCATTTGACTCTGCCGATGGAAACCGTGAACGCATAGGTTCAGGTGTGAGAACAAAACCCTTGCGGGGACTGGAGAATATGCCGGGGCTTTATAACGACGTCAAACCCTCATCGAGGCAAAAACTGTGGAGGAGGCTGAGGCGGAGAAAGAGGGCCCGCCTTCGTCAAAGATTGTTTAAGGGAATAAATTGGTCGTGTCAATATCATCGGCTGAGAAGACGTTCACAATGTGAGGAGTATAATATCCTTCATAACATCTGTAGGGACGGTTTGGATGAAGAGGATGCCAGACATCTGCAGAGTACCTATGAAAGGCTGCAGGAGCAGGATAACAGTGCTGGGTGGCTCAGTGACACCTTCTGGATTCCTCATCCTC TGACTAAGGTCCTGACGGAGAGCAGCGAGGAAAGCCAGGGGCAGCCAGTCCACAGGACAGGCTGCGCTCGCAGTGAAGGTTTCTACAGAATCAGCAGGAAGGACAAGATCAAATATCTCCTAAACACCAAGCCTCCTGCTGACCTTCACCCTGCACTGGATCAG GGTTTATGCATTCCTGTACAGCAACCCACTTCACTGCGATCTGGATCCGACTTCAGGTCTGAACAGCGCCGCCTGCTGTCCTCTTTCAGCTGCTATAGCGACCTGGTTAAGTTCAACCAGCTGAAG TTTCGAAAGAAGAGGATTCGTTTCAGTCGGAGTTTAATCCATGAGTGGGGCCTGTTTGCCATGGAGCCCATAGCAGCAGATGAGATGGTGATTGAATATGTGGGGCAGCTCATCAGACAG GTCATTGCAGACATGAGGGAGCAGAGATATGAGGACGAAGGCATCGGAAGCAGCTATTTGTTCCGCGTCGACCAGGACGCCATCATTGATGCAACCAAATGTGGAAACTTAGCCAGGTTTATCAACCACAGCTGTAAT CCTAACTGTTATGCAAAGATCATCACAGTGGAGTCTCAGAAGAAGATTGTGATTTACTCCCGGCAGCCGATTAGCGTCAACGAAGAAATTACGTATGACTACAAGTTTCCCATTGAAGACACAAAGATTCCTTGTCTTTGTGGAGCCGATAGCTGCAGAGGATCCTTGAACTGA
- the LOC116729667 gene encoding 4-hydroxyphenylpyruvate dioxygenase-like, with protein sequence LYNSKRSSLSSTNTRSLLVGVCSKTSCSPFKFRRSLRVSFWQPGQINADKMTTYTDKGEKHEHGKFICFDHLTFWVGNAKQAASYYCNKLGFEPLAYRGLETGSRDVASHAVKQGKIIYVFSSALNPGNKEMGDHLVKHGDGVKDIAFTVEDCDFLVQKASERGAIIIKEPHTLEDKNGKIRLAVLQTYGDTTHTFVERKGYKGLFLPGFHPPLFKDPLLPKLPSGKLDFIDHVVGNQSDDEMVPIVEWYQRNLLFHRFWSVDDKQLQTEFSALRSIVVANYEETVKMPINEPAKGKRKSQIQEYVEYYGGPGVQHIAMNTSDIITSIRNLKERGTEFMTVPETYYDQLREKLKHSKVKIAENLDVLQELKILVDYDDKGYLLQIFTKPVQDRPTVFLEVIQRHNHQGFGAGNFKSLFEAIEADQHARGNLTILTPNGDTKSM encoded by the exons TTGTATAACAGCAAACGTAGTTCTCTGTCCTCCACCAATACCCGCTCCTTATTGGTGGGAGTGTGTTCAAAAACGTCTTGCTCGCCTTTTAAATTCAGGCGTTCGCTGCGGGTCTCATTCTGGCAGCCGGGTCAGATCAACGCAGACAAGATG ACAACGTACACAGACAAAGGCGAAAAG CATGAGCACGGCAAGTTCATCTGCTTCGATCATCTAACATTCTGGGTTGGAAATGCAAAGCAG GCTGCGTCGTATTACTGCAACAAGCTCGGATTTGAGCCGCTGGCTTACCGAGGCCTGGAGACGGGCAGCCGTGACGTGGCGTCCCACGCAGTGAAACAAGGGAAG ATCATTTATGTCTTCTCGTCTGCTCTGAATCCTGGTAACAAAG AGATGGGGGATCATCTGGTGAAACATGGGGATGGAGTGAAAGACATTGCATTTACAGTGGAGGACTGTGACTTCCTGGTTCAG aaagcCAGTGAGCGAGGGGCAATTATTATCAAAGAGCCCCACACTCTGGAGGACAAGAACGGGAAAATCCGGCTGGCTGTGCTTCAAACG TATGGAGATACCACCCATACGTTTGTGGAGAGGAAAGGATACAAGGGATTGTTCCTGCCCGGTTTCCATCCCCCTCTGTTCAAAGACCCTTTACTACCCAAACT ACCGAGTGGAAAACTGGACTTCATCGATCACGTTGTGGGAAACCAATCAGATGATGAGATGGTTCCAATTGTAGAATG GTATCAGAGGAACCTCCTCTTTCACCGCTTCTGGTCGGTGGACGACAAACAGCTCCAGACAGAATTCAGCGCCCTGCGCTCCATTGTAGTGGCGAACTACGAGGAGACGGTGAAGATGCCGATCAACGAGCCTGCCAAGGGGAAGAGAAAGTCTCAGATCCAG GAATATGTGGAGTACTACGGAGGTCCAGGAGTGCAGCATATCGCCATGAACACGTCAGACATCATCACATCA ATTCGCAACCTGAAGGAGCGAGGGACGGAGTTTATGACAGTGCCAGAAACTTACTACGATCAGCTGAGGGAGAAGCTGAAACATTCAAAGGTCAAAATCGCCGAGAACCTGGACGTCCTGCAG GAACTGAAAATCTTGGTGGACTATGATGACAAAGGTTATTTACTTCAGATCTTCACCAAGCCAGTTCAGGACCGTCCCACGGTTTTCCTGGAGGTCATTCAGAGACACAATCACCAG GGCTTTGGTGCAGGAAATTTCAAGTCTCTTTTTGAAGCCATTGAGGCAGACCAGCATGCTCGGGGAAATCTGACCATCCTGACACCAAACGGAGACACAAAGAGCATGTGA